A region from the Mycobacterium heidelbergense genome encodes:
- a CDS encoding alpha/beta hydrolase, giving the protein MPSLDSTPDEKPGIDPILQKVLDVVPFRLTTDDGVDAARQRLRDLPRRPLHPELRVEDRAIPGPEGPLGIRIYWPPTDPAAGGTPVVLYFHGGGFVVGDLDTHDGTARQHAVGAHAIVVSVDYRLAPEHPYPAAVEDAWAATLWVAEHGPAIGAVTDGGTTRMAVAGDSAGGTIAAVTAQRARDNADRGGPELVFQLLWYPSTQWDPSLPSFTDNATAPILDARAITAFSRWYAGEVDLADPPPGMAPGRAKNLADLPPAYIGVAGHDPLRDDGIRYGELLAAAGVAVEVHNAETMVHGYLGYAGVVPAATAGMERGLAALRAALHP; this is encoded by the coding sequence ATGCCCAGCTTGGACAGCACACCCGACGAGAAACCCGGTATCGACCCCATCCTGCAGAAGGTACTGGATGTGGTTCCATTCCGGCTAACAACCGACGATGGTGTCGACGCCGCGCGGCAGCGGCTCCGCGACCTGCCGCGCCGCCCGCTGCACCCCGAGCTGCGCGTCGAGGACCGGGCCATCCCCGGCCCCGAGGGCCCCCTCGGCATCCGGATCTATTGGCCGCCAACCGATCCCGCGGCCGGCGGAACCCCCGTCGTGCTGTACTTCCACGGCGGCGGGTTCGTCGTGGGCGACCTCGACACCCACGACGGCACGGCCCGCCAGCACGCGGTGGGCGCCCACGCGATCGTGGTCTCCGTCGACTACCGGTTGGCGCCCGAGCACCCCTACCCCGCCGCGGTCGAAGACGCCTGGGCGGCAACGCTCTGGGTCGCCGAGCACGGGCCCGCGATCGGCGCCGTGACCGACGGGGGGACCACGCGGATGGCCGTCGCCGGGGATTCGGCCGGCGGGACCATCGCCGCGGTGACCGCACAGCGCGCCCGCGACAACGCCGATCGGGGCGGCCCGGAGCTGGTGTTTCAGCTGCTGTGGTACCCGTCCACGCAGTGGGATCCGTCGCTGCCGTCGTTCACCGACAACGCCACCGCGCCGATCCTCGACGCCAGGGCCATCACCGCGTTCTCCCGTTGGTACGCGGGCGAAGTCGACCTGGCCGACCCGCCGCCGGGCATGGCGCCGGGACGGGCGAAGAACCTGGCCGACCTGCCGCCGGCCTACATCGGCGTCGCCGGGCACGACCCGCTGCGCGACGACGGCATCAGGTACGGCGAGCTGCTGGCGGCCGCCGGCGTCGCCGTCGAGGTGCACAACGCCGAGACGATGGTGCACGGCTACCTCGGCTATGCGGGCGTGGTCCCCGCCGCCACCGCCGGGATGGAGCGGGGCCTGGCGGCACTGCGGGCGGCGCTGCACCCGTAA
- a CDS encoding flavin-containing monooxygenase, with protein sequence MWDITDRRREFVTPDYHTLIVGAGFSGIGAAIKLDGAGLSDYLLVEAGDGVGGTWHWNTYPGIAVDIPSFSYQFSFEQSPHWSRTYAPGRELKAYAEHCVDKYGIRSRIRFNTKVVSADFDDERSLWRVQTDPGGVLTARFLIGASGVLTVPNLPDIDGVDSFAGVTMHTARWDHGQDLTGKRVGIIGTGASAVQVIPEIAPIVKRLTVFQRTPIWCFPKLDVPLPAPARWAMRVPGGKLGQRLLSQAFVELTFPISAHYFTKFPLARRMESAGLAYLRQQVHDPAVRERLTPRYAVGCKRPGFHNGYLAAFNRDNVRLVTEPIDTITPTAVATRDGEAHEIDALVLATGFKVMDTDHVPTFAVTGSGGRSLSRFWDEHRLQAYEGVSVPGFPNMFTVFGPYGYVGSSYFALIETQAHHIVRCLTRARRTSATRVEVTEEANGRYFAEMMRKRHRQVFWQDSCRLANSYYFDKNGDVPLRPTTTVEAYWRSRRFDLDDYRFTT encoded by the coding sequence ATGTGGGACATCACCGACCGCCGCCGCGAATTCGTCACGCCCGACTATCACACCCTGATCGTCGGCGCCGGATTCTCCGGCATCGGCGCCGCCATCAAGCTGGACGGGGCGGGGCTCTCCGATTACCTGCTGGTCGAGGCCGGCGACGGCGTCGGGGGGACGTGGCACTGGAACACCTATCCCGGTATCGCCGTGGACATTCCGTCGTTCTCCTATCAGTTCTCCTTCGAGCAGAGCCCGCACTGGTCGCGGACCTACGCGCCGGGCCGCGAGCTGAAGGCCTACGCCGAGCACTGCGTCGACAAATACGGCATCCGGTCGCGGATCCGGTTCAACACCAAGGTCGTATCCGCCGACTTCGACGACGAGCGATCGTTGTGGCGGGTGCAGACGGATCCCGGCGGCGTACTCACGGCGAGATTCCTGATCGGCGCCAGCGGCGTGCTCACCGTGCCGAACCTGCCCGACATCGACGGCGTGGACTCCTTCGCCGGCGTCACCATGCACACCGCGCGGTGGGATCACGGCCAGGACCTGACCGGCAAGCGCGTCGGGATCATCGGCACCGGCGCCTCGGCCGTGCAGGTCATCCCGGAAATTGCGCCAATCGTCAAGCGGCTGACCGTGTTTCAGCGCACCCCGATCTGGTGCTTCCCCAAGTTGGACGTCCCGCTGCCCGCGCCGGCCCGCTGGGCGATGCGCGTCCCCGGCGGCAAACTCGGCCAGCGGCTGCTCAGCCAGGCCTTCGTCGAGCTGACCTTCCCGATCTCGGCGCACTACTTCACGAAGTTCCCGCTCGCCCGGCGGATGGAGTCGGCCGGGCTCGCCTATCTGCGCCAACAGGTCCACGACCCGGCGGTGCGCGAGCGGCTCACCCCGCGCTACGCCGTCGGCTGCAAGCGGCCCGGCTTCCACAACGGCTACCTGGCCGCCTTCAACCGCGACAACGTCAGGCTGGTTACCGAGCCGATCGACACGATCACGCCCACGGCGGTGGCCACCAGGGACGGCGAGGCCCACGAGATCGACGCGCTGGTGCTGGCCACCGGCTTCAAGGTGATGGACACCGATCACGTCCCCACCTTTGCGGTCACCGGCAGTGGCGGCAGGTCCTTGAGCCGGTTCTGGGACGAGCACCGCCTGCAGGCCTACGAGGGCGTCAGCGTTCCCGGCTTCCCGAACATGTTCACCGTGTTCGGCCCGTACGGCTACGTCGGCTCCTCGTATTTCGCGCTCATCGAGACCCAGGCCCACCACATCGTCCGGTGCCTGACGCGGGCCCGGCGGACCTCCGCGACCCGCGTCGAGGTCACCGAGGAGGCCAACGGCCGGTACTTCGCCGAGATGATGCGCAAGCGGCACCGGCAGGTGTTCTGGCAGGACAGCTGCCGGCTGGCCAACAGCTACTACTTCGACAAGAACGGCGACGTGCCGCTGCGCCCCACCACCACGGTCGAGGCCTACTGGCGCAGCCGGCGGTTCGACCTCGACGACTACCGGTTCACCACGTAG
- the metK gene encoding methionine adenosyltransferase, with protein sequence MSEKGRLFTSESVTEGHPDKICDAISDSVLDALLAQDPRSRVAVETLVTTGQVHVVGEVTTTAKEAFADITNTVRERILEIGYDSSEKGFDGASCGVNIGIGAQSPDIAQGVDTAHEARVEGAADPLDAQGAGDQGLMFGYAINDTPELMPLPIALAHRLSRRLTEVRKNGVLPYLRPDGKTQVTIAYEDNVPVALDTVVISTQHAADVDLEHTLTPDIREKVLNTVLDDLAHDTLDTSSTRLLINPTGKFVLGGPMGDAGLTGRKIIVDTYGGWARHGGGAFSGKDPSKVDRSAAYAMRWVAKNIVAAGLAERVEVQVAYAIGKAAPVGLFIETFGTEAVDPVKIEKVIPEVFDLRPGAIIRDLDLLRPIYAQTAAYGHFGRTDIDLPWEQLNKVDELKRAI encoded by the coding sequence GTGAGCGAAAAGGGTCGGCTGTTTACCAGTGAGTCGGTGACGGAGGGGCATCCCGACAAGATCTGCGACGCGATCAGCGACTCGGTCCTCGACGCGCTGCTGGCACAGGACCCCCGCTCGCGCGTCGCGGTCGAGACGCTGGTGACCACGGGCCAGGTGCACGTGGTGGGCGAGGTGACGACGACGGCGAAGGAGGCGTTCGCCGACATCACCAACACCGTGCGCGAGCGCATCCTGGAGATCGGCTACGACTCGTCGGAGAAGGGCTTCGACGGGGCGTCGTGCGGGGTCAACATCGGCATCGGCGCGCAGTCGCCCGACATCGCCCAGGGCGTCGACACCGCCCACGAGGCCCGCGTCGAGGGCGCGGCGGACCCGCTGGACGCGCAGGGCGCCGGCGACCAGGGCCTGATGTTCGGCTACGCGATCAACGACACCCCGGAGCTGATGCCGCTGCCGATCGCGCTGGCCCATCGCCTGTCGCGGCGGTTGACCGAGGTCCGCAAGAACGGGGTGCTGCCGTACCTGCGGCCGGACGGCAAGACGCAGGTCACCATCGCCTACGAGGACAACGTTCCGGTCGCACTCGACACCGTGGTCATCTCCACCCAGCACGCGGCCGACGTCGACCTGGAGCACACGCTCACGCCCGACATCCGGGAGAAGGTGCTCAACACCGTGCTCGACGACCTGGCCCACGACACGCTGGACACCTCGTCGACGCGGTTGCTGATCAACCCGACCGGCAAGTTCGTCCTCGGCGGGCCGATGGGCGACGCGGGACTGACCGGCCGCAAGATCATCGTCGACACGTACGGCGGATGGGCCCGGCACGGCGGCGGGGCCTTCTCCGGCAAGGATCCGTCCAAGGTGGACCGGTCGGCGGCGTACGCGATGCGCTGGGTGGCCAAGAACATCGTCGCGGCCGGCCTGGCGGAGCGGGTCGAGGTGCAGGTCGCCTACGCCATCGGCAAGGCCGCCCCCGTCGGCCTGTTCATCGAGACCTTCGGCACCGAGGCGGTCGACCCCGTCAAGATCGAGAAGGTCATCCCCGAGGTCTTCGACCTGCGGCCCGGCGCGATCATCCGCGACCTGGACCTGCTGCGCCCGATCTACGCGCAGACCGCCGCCTATGGGCACTTCGGCCGCACCGACATCGACCTGCCGTGGGAGCAGCTCAACAAGGTCGACGAGCTCAAGCGCGCGATCTAG
- the coaBC gene encoding bifunctional phosphopantothenoylcysteine decarboxylase/phosphopantothenate--cysteine ligase CoaBC: MDGKQVIVGVSGGIAAYKACTVVRQLAEAGHQVRVIPTESALRFVGAATFEALSGLPVHTGVFDDVPEVPHVQLGKRADLVVVAPATADLLARAVHGRADDLLTATLLTARCPVLFAPAMHTEMWLHPATVDNVATLRRRGAVVLEPASGRLTGTDSGAGRLPEAEEITTLAHLLLERHDALPYDLAGRRLLVTAGGTREPIDPVRFVGNRSSGKQGYAVARVAAQRGAEVTLIAGHTAGLVDPAGVNVVHVSSAEQLGEAVSKHAPEADVLVMAAAVADFRPAQVASAKIKKGADAPPTIELVRNDDVLAGAVRARAHGQLPNMRAIVGFAAETGDANGDVLFHARAKLRRKGCDLLVVNAVGENKAFEVDSNDGWLLASDGTESALQHGSKTLMASRIVDAIVTFLDGGGG, encoded by the coding sequence GTGGACGGCAAACAGGTCATCGTCGGCGTCTCCGGGGGCATCGCCGCCTACAAGGCCTGTACCGTCGTCCGTCAGCTCGCCGAGGCCGGCCACCAGGTCCGCGTCATCCCCACCGAATCCGCCTTGCGCTTCGTGGGGGCCGCCACGTTCGAGGCGCTCTCCGGCCTGCCGGTGCACACCGGCGTCTTCGACGACGTCCCGGAGGTGCCACACGTCCAGCTCGGTAAGCGGGCCGACCTCGTCGTGGTGGCGCCGGCCACCGCCGACCTGCTGGCCAGGGCGGTGCACGGCCGCGCCGACGACCTGCTGACCGCGACGCTGCTGACGGCCCGATGTCCGGTGCTGTTCGCGCCGGCGATGCACACCGAGATGTGGTTGCACCCGGCCACCGTCGACAACGTGGCCACGCTGCGCCGTCGCGGCGCGGTGGTGCTCGAACCCGCGTCCGGGCGGCTCACCGGCACCGACAGCGGGGCGGGCCGGCTGCCCGAGGCCGAGGAGATCACCACGCTGGCCCACCTGCTGCTGGAGCGCCACGACGCGCTGCCCTACGACCTCGCCGGCCGCAGGCTGCTGGTGACCGCCGGCGGCACCCGCGAACCCATCGACCCGGTGCGCTTCGTCGGCAACCGCAGCTCGGGCAAGCAGGGCTACGCGGTGGCGCGGGTCGCCGCCCAGCGCGGCGCCGAGGTCACCCTGATCGCCGGGCACACCGCCGGGCTGGTCGACCCCGCGGGCGTCAACGTGGTGCACGTCAGCTCGGCCGAGCAACTGGGCGAGGCGGTGTCCAAGCACGCGCCCGAGGCCGACGTGCTGGTGATGGCCGCGGCCGTCGCCGACTTCCGGCCCGCGCAGGTCGCGTCCGCCAAGATCAAGAAGGGGGCCGACGCGCCGCCGACGATCGAACTGGTCCGCAACGACGACGTGCTGGCCGGAGCGGTGCGGGCCCGCGCGCACGGCCAGCTGCCCAACATGCGGGCCATCGTGGGCTTCGCCGCCGAGACCGGCGACGCCAACGGCGACGTGTTGTTTCACGCCCGGGCGAAGCTGCGGCGCAAGGGCTGTGACCTCCTGGTGGTCAACGCCGTCGGCGAGAACAAGGCGTTCGAGGTGGACAGCAACGACGGCTGGCTGCTGGCGTCCGACGGCACGGAGTCGGCGCTGCAGCACGGCTCCAAGACGCTGATGGCCAGTCGTATCGTGGATGCGATCGTCACGTTCCTGGACGGCGGGGGCGGATAG
- the rpoZ gene encoding DNA-directed RNA polymerase subunit omega — translation MSISPSDASLTAVDQFDPSAGGQGAYDTPLGITNPPIDELLDRVSSKYALVIYAAKRARQINDYYNQLGEGILEYVGPLVEPGLQEKPLSIALREIHADLLEHTEGE, via the coding sequence GTGAGCATTTCCCCGTCCGACGCGTCGCTGACCGCCGTCGACCAGTTCGACCCGTCGGCAGGCGGGCAGGGCGCCTACGACACCCCGCTGGGCATCACCAACCCACCCATCGACGAGCTGCTGGACCGCGTGTCCAGCAAGTACGCCCTGGTGATCTACGCGGCCAAGCGGGCCCGGCAGATCAACGACTACTACAACCAGCTCGGCGAGGGCATCCTCGAGTACGTGGGCCCGCTGGTCGAGCCCGGGCTGCAGGAAAAGCCGCTGTCCATCGCGCTGCGCGAGATCCACGCCGACCTGCTCGAGCACACCGAGGGCGAGTAA
- the gmk gene encoding guanylate kinase, whose translation MSAGVGPDVARGTRPHPTGQGRVVVLSGPSGVGKSSVVRCLRERIPDLQFSVSATTRAPRPGEVDGVDYHFVTPARFQRLIDEGALLEWADIHGGLHRSGTLAEPVRAATASGLPVLIEVDLAGARAVKRAMPEAITVFLAPPSWEDLEKRIVDRGTETPEAIRRRLDTARVEMAAQDDFDEIVVNGRLESACAELVSLLVGTAPGPA comes from the coding sequence GTGAGCGCCGGCGTGGGACCGGACGTCGCACGGGGGACACGCCCCCACCCAACGGGTCAGGGGCGTGTGGTCGTGCTGTCCGGTCCCTCCGGGGTCGGCAAGTCGAGCGTGGTCCGCTGTCTGCGCGAGCGGATTCCGGACCTGCAGTTCAGCGTCTCGGCCACCACCCGCGCGCCGCGGCCGGGCGAGGTCGACGGCGTCGACTACCACTTCGTCACGCCCGCCCGCTTCCAGCGATTGATCGACGAGGGCGCCCTGTTGGAGTGGGCCGACATCCACGGCGGCCTGCACCGATCGGGCACCCTGGCCGAGCCGGTGCGCGCCGCCACCGCGTCCGGACTCCCGGTGCTCATCGAGGTCGACCTGGCCGGGGCCAGGGCGGTCAAGAGGGCGATGCCCGAGGCCATCACCGTGTTTCTGGCGCCGCCCAGCTGGGAGGACCTGGAAAAAAGGATCGTCGACCGCGGCACCGAGACACCCGAGGCGATACGGCGCCGCCTCGACACCGCCCGCGTCGAGATGGCGGCCCAAGACGACTTCGACGAGATCGTGGTCAACGGTCGATTGGAATCCGCGTGCGCCGAATTGGTATCCTTGCTGGTGGGAACTGCACCGGGCCCGGCATGA
- the mihF gene encoding integration host factor, actinobacterial type, protein MALPQLTDEQRAAALEKAAAARRARAELKDRLKRGGTNLTQVLKDAESDEVLGKMKVSALLEALPKVGKVKAQEIMTELEIAPTRRLRGLGDRQRKALLEKFGSA, encoded by the coding sequence GTGGCCCTTCCCCAGTTGACCGACGAGCAGCGCGCGGCCGCGTTGGAGAAGGCGGCTGCCGCACGTCGAGCGCGAGCAGAGCTCAAGGACCGGCTCAAGCGCGGCGGCACCAACCTCACCCAGGTGCTCAAGGACGCCGAGAGCGATGAAGTCCTGGGCAAGATGAAGGTGTCTGCGCTGCTTGAGGCGTTGCCGAAGGTGGGCAAGGTCAAGGCGCAGGAGATCATGACCGAGCTGGAAATCGCCCCCACCCGCCGCCTGCGCGGCCTCGGTGACCGGCAGCGCAAGGCCCTGCTGGAAAAGTTCGGCTCCGCCTAA
- a CDS encoding TOBE domain-containing protein, whose protein sequence is MPNLRIRQAAELLGVSDDTVRRWINQGTLSVSHDAAGRKVIASEDLAEFSRTNAPAPPPDPLSIGSSARNRFVGLVTKVISDKVMSQVEMQCGPFTVVSLMSTAAAEELDLRPGSVAVAVVKATTVIIETARPSTAIASD, encoded by the coding sequence GTGCCCAACCTGCGCATCCGTCAGGCGGCTGAGCTGCTGGGAGTCAGCGACGACACCGTCCGGCGATGGATCAACCAGGGCACGTTGTCGGTGAGTCACGACGCGGCCGGCCGCAAGGTCATCGCCAGCGAGGATCTGGCCGAGTTCTCCCGGACCAACGCGCCCGCCCCGCCGCCGGATCCGCTGAGCATCGGCAGCTCGGCGCGCAACCGGTTCGTCGGCCTGGTCACCAAGGTCATCAGCGACAAGGTGATGTCGCAGGTCGAAATGCAGTGCGGTCCGTTCACCGTGGTTTCGCTGATGAGCACGGCCGCCGCCGAGGAGTTGGACCTGCGGCCCGGCAGCGTTGCGGTGGCCGTCGTCAAGGCCACCACGGTCATCATCGAAACCGCCAGGCCCAGCACGGCGATAGCGTCGGACTGA
- the pyrF gene encoding orotidine-5'-phosphate decarboxylase — protein MTGFGARLVEAKRSRGPLCLGIDPHPELLRAWDLPTTADGLAAFCDTCVDAFAGFAVVKPQVAFFEAYGAAGFTVLERTIAALRAKGVLVLADAKRGDIGTTMAAYATAWAGDSPLAADAVTASPFLGFGSLRPLLEAAAAHDRGVFVLAATSNPEGATVQRATFDGRTVSQLIVDQAALVNEANRSATPSEPGYVGVVVGATVFEAPDVSGLGGPVLVPGVGVQGGRPEALRGLGNAAPGQLLPAVAREVLRAGPGVSDLRAAGERMLDAVAYLSDG, from the coding sequence GTGACCGGGTTCGGCGCCCGGCTGGTAGAGGCGAAGCGCAGCCGCGGGCCGCTGTGCCTGGGCATCGACCCGCACCCCGAGCTGCTGCGGGCCTGGGACCTGCCGACGACCGCCGACGGGCTGGCCGCGTTCTGCGACACCTGCGTCGACGCGTTCGCCGGTTTCGCCGTCGTCAAACCGCAGGTGGCCTTCTTCGAGGCCTACGGCGCCGCCGGATTCACGGTGCTGGAACGCACCATCGCCGCGCTGCGAGCCAAGGGAGTCCTGGTGCTGGCCGACGCCAAGCGGGGCGACATCGGGACGACGATGGCGGCCTACGCCACCGCCTGGGCCGGCGATTCGCCGCTGGCCGCCGACGCCGTGACCGCCTCGCCGTTCCTGGGGTTCGGCTCGCTGCGCCCGCTGCTGGAAGCCGCTGCCGCGCACGACCGCGGGGTGTTCGTGCTGGCGGCGACCTCCAACCCGGAGGGCGCCACCGTGCAGCGCGCGACATTCGACGGCCGCACCGTGTCCCAGCTGATCGTCGACCAGGCGGCCCTGGTCAACGAAGCCAACCGGTCCGCCACCCCGTCCGAGCCCGGATACGTCGGCGTGGTGGTGGGGGCGACGGTGTTCGAGGCGCCCGACGTCAGCGGGCTGGGCGGACCGGTGCTGGTGCCCGGTGTCGGCGTGCAGGGCGGACGGCCCGAGGCGCTCCGCGGCCTGGGCAACGCGGCGCCGGGCCAGCTGCTGCCCGCGGTGGCGCGCGAGGTGCTGCGGGCCGGACCAGGCGTGTCGGACCTGCGGGCGGCGGGGGAGCGGATGCTGGACGCCGTCGCGTACCTGTCCGACGGGTAG